Proteins from a single region of Thalassophryne amazonica chromosome 22, fThaAma1.1, whole genome shotgun sequence:
- the gpr37b gene encoding prosaposin receptor GPR37b, with translation MHILPPRTFLVLLAHAHVLLSVRNHGDAPSKENGDGGAYYARIFHGSLQNKARERALLAGYATGASSAVPQTQRTIIRGTFNSTRPWKRVIAGQTRRIGHSKRDSNRTVTPAEDPARHHNKRIKLNGGVSSTGTPAGGHYNAAKPSSMDRGDGGGGAGEKKAWKRGRNRPNKSAAPQPHASPWEPFPKPVALTSTDLPFALFTRRADFFTFKEENPWDATPITPPGSQDFGEEIKNPFYPVTSETYGAYAITCVSGVIFLVGIAGNIAILCIVCQNYYMKSISNSLLANLAVWDFVLIFFCLPMVVFHELTKSWLLGEFTCKVVPYVEVASLGVTTFTLCALCIDRFRAATNVQMYYEMIENCTSTTAKLAVIWIGALLLALPELLIRQLVSEDTGIPDKPPVEHCIIRISTSLPDMLYVLGLTYEGARLWWCFGCYFCLPTLFTIGCSLVTARKIRLAKQASVRSNKKQIRMESQMNCTVVALAIVYGACVMPENICNIVSAYMAADVPERTMSILHLLSQLLLFCRAAVTPVLLLLLCRPLGRAFLDCCCCCCCNHVPSSATASDDNEHECTTELELSPFSTIRRELSNYTPAGSNC, from the exons ATGCACATTCTGCCgccacggactttcctcgtgttatTAGCCCACGCGCACGTTTTACTCTCTGTGAGAAATCATGGAGACGCGCCAAGCAAAGAGAACGGCGACGGCGGCGCGTATTATGCGAGGATTTTCCACGGGTCACTCCAGAACAAAGCGCGAGAGCGCGCGCTCCTGGCCGGGTACGCCACAGGTGCGTCCTCGGCGGTGCCGCAGACGCAGCGCACCATCATCAGGGGGACGTTCAATTCCACGCGGCCCTGGAAGAGGGTCATCGCGGGGCAAACGAGGCGGATCGGACACAGCAAACGCGACTCCAACAGGACCGTGACGCCCGCGGAGGATCCCGCGCGGCACCACAATAAGAGGATAAAGTTGAATGGAGGTGTCAGCAGCACGGGGACGCCAGCAGGCGGGCACTACAATGCGGCTAAGCCCTCCTCAATGGACCGGGGAGACGGCGGAGGGGGAGCCGGGGAGAAGAAAGCCTGGAAGAGGGGGAGAAACCGACCCAACAAAAGCGCAGCGCCGCAGCCTCACGCGTCACCGTGGGAACCGTTCCCCAAGCCGGTGGCCCTCACCTCCACCGACCTGCCCTTCGCCCTCTTCACCAGGAGGGCCGACTTCTTCACTTTCAAAGAGGAGAACCCGTGGGACGCCACGCCGATCACGCCCCCGGGCTCGCAGGACTTCGGCGAGGAAATCAAGAACCCGTTTTATCCGGTGACCAGCGAGACTTACGGCGCGTACGCGATCACGTGCGTGTCCGGAGTTATTTTCCTGGTGGGGATAGCGGGAAACATCGCCATCCTGTGCATCGTGTGCCAGAACTATTACATGAAGAGCATCTCCAACTCGCTGCTGGCCAATCTGGCGGTTTGGGATTTTGTGCTCATCTTCTTCTGCCTGCCAATGGTGGTTTTTCACGAACTGACCAAGTCCTGGCTGCTGGGAGAGTTCACCTGCAAAGTGGTGCCCTATGTGGAG gtgGCTTCCCTGGGTGTAACCACCTTCACCCTGTGTGCTCTATGCATTGACCGCTTTCGAGCGGCCACTAACGTCCAAATGTACTATGAGATGATcgagaactgcacatctactacagccAAGCTGGCCGTCATTTGGATTGGGGCGCTCCTATTGGCCTTGCCGGAGCTCCTCATTCGTCAGCTGGTATCAGAAGACACAGGAATCCCAGACAAGCCACCTGTGGAACATTGTATCATCAGGATTTCGACCTCTCTACCGGACATGCTGTACGTGCTGGGGTTGACCTACGAGGGCGCTCGGCTGTGGTGGTGCTTCGGTTGCTACTTTTGCCTCCCGACACTTTTCACCATTGGCTGCTCGTTGGTGACTGCGAGAAAAATCCGGCTTGCCAAGCAGGCCAGTGTGCGTAGCAACAAGAAGCAGATCCGGATGGAGAGCCAGATGAACTGCACCGTCGTAGCATTGGCGATCGTTTACGGTGCGTGTGTTATGCCTGAGAACATCTGCAACATAGTGTCCGCATACATGGCGGCCGATGTTCCTGAGCGCACTATGTCCATTCTCCACCTTCTCTCTCAGTTACTGCTTTTCTGCCGAGCCGCCGTGACGCCGGTGCTGCTGCTTCTCTTGTGTCGCCCGCTCGGCAGGGCATTCTTagactgctgctgttgctgctgctgtaacCACGTCCCATCTTCGGCCACGGCCAGTGATGACAACGAACACGAGTGTACTACAGAGCTGGAGCTGTCGCCTTTCAGCACCATCCGCAGGGAGTTGAGTAACTACACACCTGCAGGCTCTAACTGCTAA